ATATTCAGCAAATGTTTATAAAGCGGTCGCACCCAGTTATCATCCACCTGTACCTCACAGTCAGAATGCAGAAAGGGAAAACTGTATCGGTATCCGGTACAGTAGAAGATGATCGTTACGGGATATTGCGATCCATCCACAAACTCAACACTATCCGGCAGGATCCGCAACACGTCGGGCACTTGCAACACATTCGCAGGAAAGATTAGCTGCTTCAGCTTTTCTGGTACGTGGTGACTGAAGTATACGgtggttgccatcttggctgcctcCAATGTTAAATCCGTTCCACTAGGTCCGGCACCAATTACCAGCACTAGCTGATCTTTGAAAATGTCCGACTTACGATAGTCGTGACTGTGCAGCTGCTTGCCTAGGAAGCACTCACCGCCTGGATATGGTGGAACGACCGGTGTGTGATAGTGCCCATTGCAAATCAACACGAAATTAAACGTTTCTGTCGATACTTTTCCACTAGGCAAATGCCGTACAGTAACATTCCAGCCATCAGTACCTTCGGGTGCTGGTTTTACCTCTTCGACCAAATGTTCAAACGCGATCCATTTGGTAACACCATAATGATCAGAATAGTCTCGAATGAATTGCAGCACCTCGTCCCAGCGAACGTAGGACGCATCTTGACTAGGCATTTCGAAGTCTGGAAAACCCATTACTTCCTTCGGTAGGTTTGTTTTAAGGGAATCGTACATGCTGGTGTGCACCGGCAGTCCATAACGATCGGTTCCGACTTCATCCGTGTACACCCAAGTGCCACCGATTTGGTTGTTTCGCTCGTATATAGTTACGTTGCTTCCCGTATCTAAAATCGTTTTTGCCGCGCAAACACCCGAACTTCCAGCGCCAATCACACAGTAGCGTTTTTGCTGTTCATTCTACGAAGCGTTCAATTGTAGAAACAGAGAGCATGGCAAAGACAAAAGGATTAGCATTATTCCAAAGTATCTTcatcaaagaaaaaacaacttaCCATTTCGACGATGGATGATGATGTATGAAGCTCGTACTTCTAGATGCCCAATACGCAACTAGTTCGTAGTACTTTTGACGATCACTCGATTTGACAATAGCGTCAAGAGGGCAAAAGATCAGCTGATTTCGAGGTTTAATCTTTTGCACGACTGTCACTATGGGACAATGAAACATGTACTGGCCAAATAAATCCACAATTCTTGCTTGTTCGCAAAATCCACGCACCACCACCGTATTTATATATTCTataaatttcaaacacatcacACTTCCATGAATTGTATAAAGTATACTGCAAAAGCTATAGAATAATTCAGATAGAATCTTTCGGAAATGTTATAGGTCAGCTTGCTGCAATTATAATTTTCTCCAGGCAACGTAATGGCCCTACTAGATCATGCGGACCATGACTGGATCTGGTCTTTTCTGTATTCTCTATATCCTTGGAACCATAGACTCATTTTATCATGTATCCGGGTAGTCAGTGTTTTCTATGGGAGAGCGATCCGTGTAGGATTTGGTATCGATGCTATCGTGTAATCGCTACCTCTATCAGAAATCCCATTGGGATGCATGCGCATGCATCTATTAAAAATCACACACGTGTTTACATTGTCTGTTAACACGTTTCATCGTTATTGAACCTACTATTTCCAATTCTTTACCCGATCCAGTTTGTTCAAATTTATCCAACAACATAACagtaaaaattgaaacaacataatgaaaagaaatatcTCTACTTTACGATGTTTGTTCGTATGTCGTATCTATAAATCTCTTGTTCTGTTTATTACCCCAACCCTCGTTTGGGTTGTATTTTCGTAGTTGACAATTCTATAACAATAATTTTACAACATATCAAACGCATTAATGGAACATATTGTGCAAAACCCAACATTTGCATGTAAACTGTATAAATTATCAAAGTAATCGACCAAACTATAATAACTTATTTCATCTCTCTaactaacacacacatacctaATAAATTGCTG
The Anopheles moucheti chromosome 2, idAnoMoucSN_F20_07, whole genome shotgun sequence genome window above contains:
- the LOC128297704 gene encoding senecionine N-oxygenase-like, with translation MNEQQKRYCVIGAGSSGVCAAKTILDTGSNVTIYERNNQIGGTWVYTDEVGTDRYGLPVHTSMYDSLKTNLPKEVMGFPDFEMPSQDASYVRWDEVLQFIRDYSDHYGVTKWIAFEHLVEEVKPAPEGTDGWNVTVRHLPSGKVSTETFNFVLICNGHYHTPVVPPYPGGECFLGKQLHSHDYRKSDIFKDQLVLVIGAGPSGTDLTLEAAKMATTVYFSHHVPEKLKQLIFPANVLQVPDVLRILPDSVEFVDGSQYPVTIIFYCTGYRYSFPFLHSDCEVQVDDNWVRPLYKHLLNINHPTMAFIGLPFYVCATHMFELQARFCVQFYNGRIPMPSKEEMLLDHEREMNERWSKGLKKRQAHMMGAQYQGQYYKSLADRARIEPIPKVMTDMHIDSSRRKKEDLQHYRNDTYRIVDNNTFVKCDISELHQRRELM